A genomic region of Cannabis sativa cultivar Pink pepper isolate KNU-18-1 chromosome 1, ASM2916894v1, whole genome shotgun sequence contains the following coding sequences:
- the LOC115703652 gene encoding uncharacterized protein LOC115703652 — protein MEDSKHQSIHPPSDKSQTPNLSERAKEEIAHVHHKETHGLRDDIDVKTPLEDVRAPNLFERAKEEVEALIHTIHLKEESSTRGGRDEDRKENHNQQKPISNSEIHVETPNFIEKTKQKIEEIIHHEKSPHHHHRETHGTSDDIDENTPIDEVKGPNIFERAKEEIEAVWETILPKKNL, from the exons ATGGAGGATTCCAAACACCAATCGATTCACCCTCCATCAG ATAAATCACAAACACCCAATTTGTCTGAGAGAGCAAAAGAAGAGATAGCACATGTTCATCACAAGGAGACCCATGGATTGAGAGATGATATTGATGTGAAAACCCCATTGGAGGATGTTAGAGCTCCTAATTTGTTTGAGCGAGCAAAAGAAGAGGTTGAAGCTTTAATCCATACAATCCATCTCAAAGAGGAGTCTTCAACTCGTGGAGGAAG GGATGAAGATAGAAAGGAGAACCACAATCAGCAGAAACCCATATCTAATTCAG AGATCCACGTGGAGACACCCAATTTTATTGAGAAAACCAAGCAAAAGATTGAAGAAATCATACACCATGAGAAGTCTCCACACCACCATCACAGAGAAACCCATGGTACGAGTGATGACATTGACGAGAACACCCCAATTGATGAGGTTAAGGGTCCAAATATATTTGAAAGAGCAAAAGAAGAAATTGAGGCTGTTTGGGAGACAATTCTTCCTAAGAAAAACCTTTAG